The Zobellia alginiliquefaciens genome contains a region encoding:
- a CDS encoding amylo-alpha-1,6-glucosidase, whose amino-acid sequence MSKSLIKRAQDVLDVNFQEGGFTIPSKGLYPFQWKWDSGFIAVGLTHYNVDHAKKEIETLLNSQWGNGFIPHIVFHTDDDSYFPGHDFHRSDVHPLSSKKYKSTGMTQPPVTGFILQDMLNIVDDKEDMLDFIKSQIDKVYDNHVYFYENRDPQNEGLMYIYHNWESGTDNSPVWDDIWDTMNPPEYTFERKDTTHVDASQRPSKREYDHYLYIIDIAKQNNYDDVKIAELSPFLVQDPLFNAMLIKSNQALMELYELIGGHEDKIAYLRKNQEKSIASFNEKLFDTELGAYVHYDLRNEKPIRHISSSSFSPLFAAIPSKERAEVLVNTMMERFGGDDKYLCASFDPTDDRFNPRKYWRGPVWINMNWMLYRGLKDYGYKEIAERVKQDSIDLVERDGFFEYFDCRKDTGEETRKGYGGDNFSWTAALLIDLFKS is encoded by the coding sequence ATGAGCAAAAGTTTAATAAAAAGGGCACAAGACGTTTTAGACGTTAATTTTCAAGAAGGAGGTTTTACCATTCCTAGTAAAGGACTTTATCCTTTTCAATGGAAATGGGATAGCGGTTTCATTGCGGTAGGTCTTACCCATTACAATGTAGATCACGCAAAAAAAGAAATAGAGACCTTGTTGAATTCACAATGGGGCAATGGTTTTATACCACATATTGTGTTTCACACAGATGACGATTCTTATTTTCCAGGCCACGATTTCCATAGGTCGGATGTGCATCCGCTTTCATCTAAAAAATATAAATCTACAGGAATGACCCAACCTCCGGTTACGGGGTTTATTCTTCAAGATATGCTCAATATTGTTGATGATAAAGAAGATATGTTGGACTTTATTAAAAGTCAGATAGATAAGGTGTATGACAATCATGTGTATTTCTACGAGAATCGTGATCCGCAGAATGAAGGTCTTATGTACATTTATCACAACTGGGAGTCGGGTACGGATAATTCTCCGGTGTGGGATGATATTTGGGATACTATGAATCCGCCAGAATATACTTTTGAGCGAAAAGATACTACACATGTAGACGCCTCTCAGCGACCTTCTAAAAGGGAGTATGACCACTACCTGTACATCATTGACATAGCAAAGCAAAACAATTATGATGATGTCAAAATTGCTGAATTATCCCCTTTTTTGGTACAAGACCCTTTGTTTAATGCCATGCTCATCAAGTCCAATCAAGCATTAATGGAGCTATATGAATTGATTGGTGGCCATGAAGATAAAATAGCCTACCTCCGTAAAAATCAAGAAAAGAGCATCGCTTCGTTTAATGAGAAGTTGTTCGATACGGAATTGGGCGCTTACGTGCATTATGATTTAAGAAATGAAAAACCAATTCGCCATATTTCATCTTCATCTTTCTCTCCGTTGTTTGCTGCTATTCCTAGCAAAGAAAGAGCCGAAGTTTTGGTCAATACCATGATGGAGCGTTTTGGAGGTGATGATAAATATTTATGTGCATCTTTTGACCCCACTGATGACCGCTTTAATCCTAGAAAATACTGGAGAGGTCCCGTCTGGATCAATATGAATTGGATGCTGTACCGCGGATTGAAAGATTACGGGTATAAAGAGATTGCAGAGCGAGTTAAGCAAGATTCAATTGACCTTGTGGAGCGTGATGGCTTTTTTGAGTATTTCGATTGCAGAAAAGATACCGGAGAAGAAACCCGAAAAGGATACGGTGGGGACAATTTCTCATGGACCGCTGCGCTCTTAATAGACCTGTTTAAAAGTTAG
- a CDS encoding pyridoxamine 5'-phosphate oxidase family protein — protein MENETRSMTQDDCIKFLSNHCIGHLAYIAGKSPFIVPVTYYYDKENKCLISYSGEGHKVESMRRYSEVALQVEEVTAIHNWRSVMVNGTFEELKGATAKKYLHTFANGVQDFLKRVEGAKVDYIKDFSSKMESETAPVVYCIHISDIIGKYRVTDEEVDVIPLHGADTFG, from the coding sequence ATGGAAAATGAAACAAGAAGTATGACCCAGGATGATTGTATAAAGTTTTTAAGTAACCATTGTATAGGTCACTTGGCCTATATTGCGGGTAAAAGTCCCTTTATTGTTCCGGTGACCTATTACTATGATAAAGAGAATAAATGTCTTATCAGTTACTCGGGAGAAGGACATAAAGTTGAGTCAATGCGAAGGTATTCAGAAGTGGCACTTCAGGTTGAAGAAGTGACAGCAATTCATAACTGGCGTTCGGTAATGGTCAACGGTACGTTTGAAGAACTTAAAGGAGCTACGGCCAAAAAATATCTGCACACCTTTGCGAATGGAGTTCAAGACTTTTTAAAGCGTGTGGAGGGGGCAAAGGTTGATTATATCAAAGACTTTTCAAGTAAAATGGAGTCTGAAACTGCACCTGTGGTATATTGTATTCACATATCGGATATAATAGGAAAATATAGGGTTACAGATGAAGAGGTAGATGTTATTCCCTTGCACGGTGCTGATACATTTGGATAA
- a CDS encoding sodium:solute symporter, giving the protein MNYLDYIIIVLYLVAFLGLGFLFKENSSGGDYFLGGRKTSWLPLSLSAMATQLSAISFISAPAFVGLKDGGGMQWLTYELGVPLAMAFLLVAVLPTLYKSGIVSVYEYLETRFDASSRLLISFVFQISRSVATGVMVYTMALILQATIQLDFWISVLIIGVITMVYSFQGGMKAVIWGDVIQMSILFLGIIICLVYGFGELGGVENFLANVDQNRITAIDFDKWGFSNADGNDEFGFWPMVIGGFFLYASYYGTDQTQSQRLLSSSSMSNLKKLMMANGLLRFPFTLTYCIMGLVLGTLLMQDLGFQEQMESVYQANISSLEGKKADLLVPVFIIKYLPNGIIGILIVAIMSAAMSTLSSTVNSLSAVTMEDFVKRFKPNMGDKQYMSYSRLLSIFWGLVCLFFAFFAGNIEGTVIEVINKISSVFYGPILAAFILAILTKRTHALGANIGIVAGVLFNIYLWLYVPEIFWFWWNALGCLVTILVALAVSYTVKRTINEGLEVVYYAGRKEVFILVTYFIIILCGCLLLPTVFN; this is encoded by the coding sequence ATGAATTATTTAGACTATATCATAATCGTTCTTTACTTAGTAGCTTTTTTGGGCCTTGGGTTTTTGTTCAAGGAGAATAGTTCAGGGGGAGATTATTTTCTAGGGGGAAGAAAAACTTCTTGGTTGCCTTTAAGTCTTTCGGCTATGGCGACACAACTTTCCGCAATTAGTTTTATTTCGGCCCCGGCATTTGTGGGCCTCAAAGATGGTGGAGGTATGCAGTGGTTAACTTATGAGCTGGGGGTGCCACTGGCCATGGCATTTTTGCTCGTAGCTGTATTGCCCACCTTATACAAGTCTGGTATTGTAAGTGTCTATGAGTATTTGGAGACTAGATTTGATGCATCTTCTAGGTTATTAATAAGTTTTGTTTTCCAAATCAGCCGGTCTGTGGCTACGGGTGTTATGGTGTATACCATGGCACTTATACTACAAGCTACAATACAGTTGGATTTTTGGATATCGGTTTTGATAATTGGGGTTATTACCATGGTCTATTCCTTTCAAGGGGGTATGAAAGCGGTTATTTGGGGAGACGTTATTCAAATGAGTATTTTATTCTTGGGTATTATCATCTGTCTGGTCTATGGTTTTGGTGAGCTTGGCGGTGTAGAAAACTTCCTAGCGAATGTTGATCAGAATCGTATTACCGCCATCGATTTTGATAAATGGGGGTTTAGTAATGCCGATGGAAATGACGAATTCGGTTTCTGGCCTATGGTCATCGGTGGTTTCTTTTTATACGCATCATATTACGGTACGGACCAGACGCAATCACAGCGTTTATTGTCATCGAGCAGTATGTCCAACTTGAAAAAGTTGATGATGGCAAATGGCCTTTTACGTTTTCCTTTTACACTTACCTATTGTATTATGGGCTTGGTTTTGGGTACGTTGTTAATGCAGGATTTAGGTTTTCAGGAACAAATGGAAAGCGTCTACCAAGCTAATATTTCTTCTTTAGAAGGTAAAAAAGCCGACCTTTTAGTTCCGGTTTTTATAATAAAATATCTACCTAACGGAATCATAGGCATTCTCATAGTAGCTATTATGTCTGCCGCTATGTCTACTTTAAGTTCTACTGTAAACTCGTTATCGGCGGTGACTATGGAAGATTTTGTTAAACGGTTTAAGCCCAATATGGGAGATAAGCAATACATGTCCTACTCAAGGTTATTATCTATTTTTTGGGGACTCGTATGTTTGTTCTTTGCTTTTTTCGCAGGTAATATAGAAGGTACCGTTATTGAGGTGATCAATAAGATCAGTTCCGTTTTTTATGGGCCTATTTTAGCGGCATTTATTTTAGCAATTCTAACAAAGAGAACGCATGCCCTTGGTGCTAACATAGGTATCGTTGCGGGAGTATTGTTCAATATTTACCTTTGGTTGTACGTACCGGAAATATTCTGGTTCTGGTGGAATGCCCTAGGTTGTTTGGTAACTATTTTAGTTGCTTTGGCTGTGAGTTATACAGTAAAGAGAACCATAAATGAGGGACTTGAAGTGGTTTACTATGCCGGTAGAAAAGAAGTATTCATTTTAGTGACGTATTTTATAATCATTCTTTGTGGTTGCTTGTTGCTACCCACTGTATTTAACTAA
- a CDS encoding group III truncated hemoglobin translates to MEKKEIKTRDDVQLLVETFYGKIRKDETLGPIFNGIVTDWPSHLKLLTDFWETQLFLQRKYNGNPVTAHQEVDDKTNGTITSEHFGIWLNHWFATLDEFFEGERAWIAKNRAQKMSTMLFIQMYQHRARE, encoded by the coding sequence ATGGAGAAAAAGGAAATTAAAACCCGAGACGATGTACAACTACTGGTTGAAACCTTCTATGGGAAAATACGGAAAGATGAAACCTTAGGGCCTATTTTCAATGGAATTGTTACCGACTGGCCTTCGCATTTGAAATTACTAACTGATTTCTGGGAAACCCAACTTTTTCTACAGCGCAAATACAATGGCAACCCCGTTACCGCCCATCAAGAAGTAGACGACAAAACCAATGGCACCATAACTTCCGAACATTTCGGAATCTGGTTGAATCACTGGTTTGCCACCTTAGATGAATTTTTTGAAGGTGAAAGGGCTTGGATTGCCAAGAACAGAGCCCAAAAAATGAGTACTATGCTTTTTATCCAAATGTATCAGCACCGTGCAAGGGAATAA
- a CDS encoding DinB family protein yields the protein MNTANPSKEKVEQIILPEELLTHWQGHRALTRKTIENFPEKEFFEYSIGGMRTYAEIVQELLSIAGPGTKEIVTGVTSAQNENIAHGNSKQKVLELWDEATREINENWSKIDVGRFHDEIKSFGLYEGTVQSAILYFIDNEIHHRGQGYVYLRSLGIEPPMFWDRGDI from the coding sequence ATGAACACAGCAAATCCATCCAAAGAGAAAGTAGAACAAATTATTCTGCCGGAAGAACTATTGACGCATTGGCAAGGTCACAGAGCTCTTACAAGAAAGACCATTGAGAATTTTCCTGAGAAAGAATTTTTTGAATATTCAATTGGTGGTATGCGTACTTATGCTGAAATAGTTCAGGAACTCTTAAGTATCGCTGGCCCGGGTACCAAAGAAATTGTTACAGGTGTGACTTCCGCACAAAATGAAAACATCGCTCATGGTAACAGTAAACAAAAAGTCTTGGAACTGTGGGACGAAGCAACTAGGGAAATCAATGAAAACTGGTCAAAAATAGATGTTGGTCGGTTTCATGATGAGATAAAAAGTTTCGGCCTGTACGAAGGCACTGTTCAATCTGCCATTCTTTATTTTATCGATAATGAAATTCATCACAGAGGTCAGGGGTATGTCTATTTGCGTTCATTAGGAATTGAACCACCAATGTTTTGGGATAGAGGGGATATTTAA
- the hemN gene encoding oxygen-independent coproporphyrinogen III oxidase — protein sequence MCSLVQKYNVAGPRYTSYPTVPYWNMDTFSSKKWQSSLIQSFEESNAKEGISLYIHLPFCESMCTFCGCHKRITQRHEVEEPYIRSVLKEWKLYCDLFSGRPIVKELHLGGGTPTFFTPQHLKNLIKGIFSIAKRAENYEFSFEGHPNNTTKEHLQALYDVGFRRVSFGVQDYNSKVQRAIHRIQPFANVKNVTEWARQIGYTSIGHDIIFGLPFQKEEHVRETILRTKELRPDRLAFYSYAHVPWLKGNGQRGYKDTDLPSADEKRQQYETGKALLGEVGYHEIGMDHFALTSDSLYKSMESGDLHRNFMGYTASRTQAMIGLGASSISDSWYGFAQNVKNIEEYQHLVENNIIPVYRGHILTDEDRVIRRHILNLMCNFKTTWGLFSQRFEKIDEVVDRLRVMEEDNLVNIGTSGIEVTAKGRPFIRNICMAFDVLLHQKEPKRRLFSMTV from the coding sequence ATGTGCAGTTTAGTTCAGAAATACAATGTAGCCGGGCCACGATATACAAGTTACCCCACGGTTCCCTATTGGAACATGGATACTTTTTCAAGTAAAAAGTGGCAGTCTAGCTTAATTCAAAGTTTTGAAGAAAGTAATGCCAAAGAAGGTATTAGCCTTTATATACACCTTCCTTTTTGCGAGAGTATGTGTACGTTCTGTGGCTGTCATAAGCGCATTACCCAAAGGCATGAAGTAGAGGAACCGTACATACGTTCCGTACTAAAAGAATGGAAACTGTATTGCGATTTATTTTCAGGAAGACCTATTGTTAAGGAACTACACTTAGGTGGTGGGACACCTACTTTTTTTACTCCACAGCATCTAAAAAACCTAATTAAAGGTATTTTCAGTATTGCAAAAAGAGCTGAAAATTATGAGTTCAGCTTTGAAGGTCACCCTAATAATACTACTAAAGAACACCTTCAGGCATTGTATGATGTTGGTTTTAGACGTGTTAGTTTTGGCGTGCAAGATTATAACTCTAAAGTGCAACGGGCCATTCATCGTATTCAACCCTTTGCTAACGTAAAAAACGTTACGGAATGGGCTAGGCAAATTGGTTATACATCAATAGGTCATGATATTATCTTCGGATTGCCTTTTCAAAAAGAAGAACATGTTCGCGAAACCATTTTACGGACTAAGGAGTTGCGTCCGGATCGGTTGGCATTTTATAGTTATGCACACGTGCCGTGGTTAAAAGGAAACGGACAAAGAGGTTATAAAGACACTGATTTGCCGTCTGCGGATGAAAAACGACAACAATACGAGACCGGTAAAGCGTTATTGGGGGAAGTAGGTTATCATGAAATAGGCATGGACCATTTTGCTCTTACTTCCGACTCGCTTTATAAATCGATGGAATCAGGAGATTTGCACCGCAATTTTATGGGGTACACGGCATCCAGAACTCAAGCAATGATAGGTTTGGGCGCGTCAAGTATTAGCGATAGTTGGTATGGTTTTGCCCAAAATGTAAAAAACATTGAAGAGTATCAGCATCTTGTGGAAAATAATATTATACCGGTTTATAGAGGTCATATTCTAACGGATGAAGACCGTGTAATAAGAAGACACATCTTAAATTTAATGTGCAATTTTAAAACTACATGGGGTTTGTTCAGTCAACGTTTTGAAAAGATAGATGAGGTTGTTGATAGGCTACGTGTAATGGAGGAGGATAATTTGGTCAACATTGGTACTTCTGGCATTGAAGTCACTGCAAAAGGTCGCCCGTTTATTAGGAATATTTGTATGGCGTTCGATGTGCTGTTACATCAAAAAGAGCCCAAAAGAAGATTGTTCTCTATGACTGTTTAA
- a CDS encoding universal stress protein, whose translation MKKIIVPLDFSQQSEYALKVAVSLAKKHGAEILALHMLELNQAMITSTEGFHPEQTVFLIKLAEKRFNEFLNKPYLEGLKVTPIIKHYKVFSEVNEIALEHNAELIVMGSHGTDGLEEIFIGSNAEKVVRNAEIPVIVIKNEIENFKIERFVFASDFREESAQAFEKAKAFSDMLEAELDLVYINTPGDDFLSSGDIYQRINTFIGKVNQALQVEIYNDYSVERGVLNYSEANSADAIGISTHGRKGLAHFFMGSIGEDVVNHSKIPVVTFKI comes from the coding sequence ATGAAAAAAATAATAGTACCCTTAGATTTTTCTCAACAGTCTGAATATGCCTTAAAAGTGGCAGTCTCACTTGCTAAGAAACATGGTGCGGAAATATTGGCGCTCCACATGTTGGAATTAAATCAGGCTATGATTACCTCTACGGAAGGTTTTCATCCAGAGCAAACTGTTTTTTTGATTAAACTGGCAGAGAAACGTTTTAACGAGTTTTTGAACAAACCCTATTTAGAAGGGTTGAAAGTAACCCCTATCATTAAACATTACAAGGTGTTTAGTGAAGTGAACGAAATAGCTTTAGAGCATAATGCCGAACTTATTGTTATGGGGTCTCACGGAACTGATGGCCTTGAAGAAATTTTTATCGGTTCCAATGCCGAGAAAGTAGTCCGAAATGCTGAAATTCCTGTAATTGTAATTAAAAATGAAATAGAAAATTTCAAAATTGAACGTTTTGTATTTGCATCTGATTTTAGGGAAGAAAGCGCACAGGCTTTTGAAAAAGCAAAAGCATTTTCAGATATGCTAGAAGCGGAATTGGATTTGGTCTATATCAATACTCCAGGTGATGATTTCTTAAGTTCGGGAGATATATACCAGCGTATAAATACTTTTATAGGAAAAGTAAATCAGGCCTTACAAGTTGAAATATATAATGACTATAGTGTGGAACGTGGGGTTCTAAATTATAGTGAAGCCAATAGTGCCGATGCCATTGGTATATCTACCCATGGCCGTAAAGGTTTGGCCCATTTCTTTATGGGTAGTATTGGCGAAGATGTTGTTAACCACTCTAAAATACCAGTGGTTACCTTTAAGATATAG
- a CDS encoding Gfo/Idh/MocA family protein gives MKQNSSRRSFIRKAALSSAAISSAPFILSASKNENILMQREYENHVFTSNDRINLALIGTGIQGIFDTQAALTVDGIQLVAACDLYTGRLERAKELWGEDLFTTRDYREILNRKDIDAVIIATPDHWHKQIVIDALKAGKHVYCEKPMVQQWQEGQDIILAQKASGKICQIGSQGMSSLGNEKAKQLYSDGAIGDIVMLDFYNDRYSAEGAWQYPIPPDAGKKTVDFDTFLGNAPKVPYEDKRFFRWRNYKDYGTGVAGDLFVHAFSTLNHVIDSHGPNRAMATGGLRYWKDGRDVPDVSITLYDYPKTETHSAFNAAFRINFIAGSGGGSGFKLIGTEGEMEIGQNSVSLKRSKLSLVPGGYSMISFPEAMQKEIRNGYDKQNLETRASAVETGTTKWQAPKDYKGGHHDHFYNFFTAIRQNGKIIQDPTFGLRAAGAALLANESYYKNKPINWNPTEMRIG, from the coding sequence ATGAAACAAAACAGTTCCCGTAGAAGCTTTATTAGAAAAGCGGCTCTAAGTTCCGCGGCTATTTCCTCGGCTCCCTTTATTTTATCAGCTTCTAAAAATGAAAATATCCTCATGCAGCGGGAATACGAGAACCACGTATTCACTTCAAACGACCGAATAAACCTTGCCCTCATAGGCACAGGTATTCAAGGTATTTTTGACACACAGGCCGCTCTTACCGTAGACGGCATACAGCTTGTTGCGGCATGTGACCTTTATACGGGAAGATTGGAACGTGCCAAAGAACTTTGGGGCGAAGACCTATTCACCACACGCGATTATAGGGAAATCTTAAACAGAAAAGATATAGATGCCGTTATCATTGCCACCCCAGACCACTGGCACAAACAAATAGTTATTGATGCCCTTAAGGCAGGCAAGCATGTATATTGCGAAAAACCCATGGTACAACAATGGCAAGAGGGCCAAGATATAATTTTAGCCCAAAAAGCTTCAGGAAAAATATGTCAAATAGGTAGCCAAGGAATGTCTTCCCTAGGTAATGAAAAGGCAAAACAATTGTATAGCGATGGTGCTATTGGAGACATCGTTATGCTGGATTTCTACAACGACCGTTACTCGGCAGAAGGTGCTTGGCAATACCCTATTCCTCCCGATGCCGGTAAAAAAACGGTTGATTTTGATACCTTTTTAGGTAACGCACCAAAAGTTCCTTATGAGGATAAACGTTTTTTTAGATGGCGAAATTACAAGGATTACGGCACTGGTGTAGCCGGAGATCTCTTTGTTCATGCTTTCTCAACACTAAACCATGTAATAGATTCACATGGTCCAAACCGGGCTATGGCCACAGGTGGACTTCGTTATTGGAAAGACGGGAGGGATGTACCCGATGTTAGTATTACCCTTTACGACTACCCTAAAACCGAAACCCATTCAGCGTTCAATGCCGCGTTTAGAATTAACTTTATTGCCGGAAGCGGTGGCGGAAGTGGTTTTAAGCTAATTGGTACTGAAGGAGAGATGGAAATAGGACAAAATTCCGTTTCCCTAAAAAGGTCAAAACTTAGTCTAGTACCTGGTGGCTATTCTATGATCTCCTTTCCCGAAGCCATGCAAAAAGAGATTAGAAATGGGTATGACAAACAAAACCTGGAAACTCGTGCATCTGCGGTAGAAACGGGAACAACAAAATGGCAGGCTCCAAAAGACTATAAAGGAGGGCATCATGATCATTTCTACAACTTTTTTACGGCGATACGCCAAAACGGAAAGATCATACAAGACCCCACCTTTGGCCTTAGAGCTGCTGGTGCAGCGTTACTGGCCAATGAAAGTTATTATAAAAACAAACCAATAAACTGGAATCCCACCGAAATGAGAATAGGATAA
- a CDS encoding glycerate kinase: protein MKIVIAPDKYKGSLTGFEFCSAVEEGLRHVFQEAEIVLMPLADGGDGTIDVVKHYIQGEKITITVNDPLFRPISASYLYAPESHIAYIEMAEASGLKLLEDADRNCMNTTTFGTGELIADALERGAKEVILGIGGSATNDGGMGMANALGYKFKADFSIDLEPIGSNLDKVKSIDTTNVHPALADAKFKIACDVSNKFYGKNGAAKIYAAQKGASEEEIEILDKGLKSFATVISETYNIKVQKIEGSGAAGGIGGGAVVFLRGELTSGIELVKGLAQFDEAISDADWIITGEGQLDEQTLSGKTINGVVTSAKKKNVPVAALCGSVSISIDQQDKFGLTYVNSIVRGVSTLPEAMVSSFENLKNASYNFARLLK from the coding sequence ATGAAAATTGTAATCGCTCCCGATAAATATAAAGGTTCGCTCACAGGTTTTGAGTTCTGTTCTGCCGTAGAAGAGGGTTTGAGACATGTGTTCCAAGAAGCTGAAATTGTGCTAATGCCTTTGGCGGATGGTGGTGACGGAACAATAGATGTGGTCAAACATTATATACAGGGCGAAAAAATAACCATTACCGTTAACGACCCTCTGTTCAGACCCATCAGCGCCTCGTACCTTTATGCACCGGAGAGTCATATTGCGTATATTGAAATGGCCGAAGCATCCGGACTCAAGCTATTGGAAGATGCGGATAGAAATTGTATGAACACCACTACTTTTGGTACGGGCGAGCTCATTGCAGATGCCTTGGAAAGAGGAGCTAAAGAGGTTATTTTGGGTATAGGCGGAAGTGCTACAAATGACGGCGGTATGGGTATGGCCAATGCCCTGGGATATAAATTCAAAGCTGATTTTAGTATAGATCTAGAACCTATAGGAAGCAATTTAGATAAAGTTAAAAGTATAGATACAACTAATGTACATCCAGCATTGGCGGATGCAAAGTTTAAAATTGCCTGTGATGTCTCCAATAAGTTTTATGGCAAGAACGGGGCTGCAAAAATTTATGCAGCACAGAAAGGGGCTTCCGAGGAAGAGATAGAAATTTTGGATAAAGGATTGAAGAGTTTCGCTACGGTTATCTCTGAAACCTATAATATAAAAGTTCAAAAAATAGAAGGTTCCGGTGCCGCTGGTGGCATTGGTGGTGGGGCCGTTGTTTTTTTACGCGGAGAACTGACTAGCGGTATTGAACTGGTAAAAGGGTTGGCACAGTTTGACGAGGCCATATCAGATGCCGATTGGATTATTACGGGGGAAGGCCAGTTGGACGAACAAACTCTTTCGGGAAAAACTATAAATGGTGTGGTTACTTCTGCAAAAAAGAAAAATGTTCCGGTTGCTGCCTTGTGTGGTTCGGTTTCCATTTCCATAGATCAACAAGATAAATTTGGTTTAACATACGTGAACTCCATTGTAAGAGGGGTTTCCACATTGCCTGAGGCTATGGTTTCCAGTTTTGAGAATTTAAAAAATGCGAGTTATAACTTTGCTCGGTTGCTTAAATAA